The following DNA comes from Deinococcus ruber.
TCGGCGGCGCGTTTCCCCAACCCTTCCCGACTCCCGGTCTTTGCCCTAGCGGGCGGAGGTCACGTCGTAGGTGTAACCGCGCCCGGAGCTGTCGGACACCGAGAGAGTGTCGGCGGCCACGTCCAGCGGCAGCTCGAAGGCGTAGCGCACCTTGACTTCCTCGCCGCTGCTCAGCGTGCCGGACGCCGCCTCGTCATGGGTGGCCTTCAGCATCTGCTGGTTGTAGGCGACCTTTTCGCCCTCAGCATCTTTCAGGTTGGGCGTCAGGCTCGACCAAGAGTAGCGGGCGTCGTTCGGCAGCGGGTTTTTCAGGGTGAAGGTGGCGACTAGGTAACGATGTCCGGCGCTGGGCACCCTGCCGCCGAGCGTCTCGCTGCTGAAGTGGACGTCCTCCAGGCGCACGTCTAGAGCGCCGAGTGGGACGAGCGTGCCCGCCGCCGTCCGGGGTAGTGGCAGGGCGCTCGTGCCGCTGGCGTCGGCAGGATCGGCAAACGGGGCGCTCAGTTTCCTGACCTCGCCGCGCAGGTCGTAGCGCAGTACCTGCTCGTCGCCGCTTCGCTGCACGATCAGTTTGGGCACCGGGCCAGCGGCGGGCACGCGAATGACCGTCATCACCTCGACCTTTTGAGCGGGCTTGAGCTTCAGTTCGAGCGGTTCGCTGGTGCCCTCGCGCGCCACCGCCTGTACGAAGTTGTGGTTGCGATCCTGCGCGTCCACGGCCGTAAAGTTCACGTCGGCCCAATAGTACCGCTGTTCCTTCGGCTGCGGATTGTGAACGGTGTAATGCAGGATCAGCAGCTTCTCACTGGCCGCCGGGAAATAGACGGTGTTGCCGATCACCACGCGCCCGGTGCTGTACTCCGCCGACCGCAGCGTGAAATTGAGCGGATTCTGCTTTCCGATCGTGAAGGTTTGACCGGGTCTGGCGTTCTCTCCGTCCTGCTGGGTCGTACCCTGCACGACGCGGGGGCTGGGCGTGGCGACGGACGGGGCGGCGTGGGCGCCGGGAAGCAGGGCGGCCCCGAGGGCGAGCGTGAGCAGGACGAACGAACGCATAAGACTCCTTGTAGAAAACCTGGAAGGGAAGGCGGGCGGAACCGGATGGCTGGTGGCCTGGGAACAGCGGGAGCGCTCACCGGTGGCGGGCGTGCTCGCTGGTTCTGCTCACAGCGTGCCGAACCGGGGATGATTGCGGCATGACACGCGGGCGCGTGAGAAAAGGAGCGTGCAGAAAATAGCCGGAGGAGGCACGGTGCGGCGACATCGGGCCAGTCCGGGCCTGCTCTGAAGGAGCCTGGGAACATCTGTTCATCCCGGCGTGTGCCCGGTGACAGGCGTCACCGGCACCTCCCAGGCAGCTCCCGCCTGTCACCCGGCCATCATCCGCCCTCGTCTACGGTGGGCGGCATCGGCAGGCAGGCGGCCAGCGGACGGGAGCGTTCGGGCAGCCTGCCCTGCATTCCAGGAGGACATTCATGAAAATTCGCCCGTCTCTGCCACTGTTCCCGCTGCTTGCCCTGACGTCCCTGGCGGCGGCCCAGCCTCTCCAGAGCCGCTTCTGGAGCGATGCCCGCCTGCTCCCCTCGCAGAGCCGCACCGAGGCCGACCTGCTGCAACAGAAAGGGCTGGCCTGTCCGCTTCCGGGCACGGCAGCCCGTTCGGATGCGGCTCAGCAGGCGCTCACTCAGCTTCAGGCCGCCGTCGCGTCGTTGCCCCAGGGTGATCCTGGTCGCGCTGCCTTGCAGAAGACGCTCGATCTGATGCGGCGGAACACCCCCACAGCCGCGCCGTCCACCCCTGCCGCCAGCACACCGCTCACGCTGGCCCAGGCGCTGAAGAACGCCCGAACCTGGCTGAGCGTCCACGACGCGGCGGGCGTCAGGGCGTTCGCGCTCAGCACCGACAGCCAATCGGCGGCGGCGGCCGACGGAGCGGCGATGCAGGCGAGTCTGCTGGGCAGGCCGGACGCCGCCCTCGCCGCACTGCTGGCCGCGCACGATCTGACCCCGAAGAACGCCGACACGCTGGTGAATCTGGGCGGCGTACTGGGAGCGCTGGGTCTGCCGCAGGAAGCGCTGGCGGTGCTCCAGGCAGCCCTGGCCCTGAAGCCGTCGCCATCTGGGGCGCTGGGCATTTCGCAGCGGGCGGTGGCGCTGAACAACCAGGGTTACGCGCTGCTCCAGCTTGGCCGCTGGGCTGACGCCGACCGGGTGTTGGCCCAGGCGCAGACGCTCGAACCTGCACTCTCAGAAGCCAGCTCGAACCGGGCTCGGGCGCTGCTCTGTCAGGGCAACACCCAGGCGGCAGCCGCAGCGTTTCGGCGCGGCTCGCGGCGCACGTCCCCGGCCAGCATGCCCGGCAAGACAGGTACACCCACGGCATCCACCGATCTGCCGCTCTCCCAGCCGGGCCAGCAGCCCCCCGATCAGACGCAGCGCCCGCCCAGCTTCACCTTCGATCTGTCGCACGGCACCCAGACCACCCTGCCCGTCCTGCGAATCCCTAGCACCCCCGGCGAGACGGCGGCGCTGGCAGACAGCTATCAGGCGCTGTACCTCGATCTCAGCAACCGCGCCCTGAAGTTGCAGCGCCAGCAGGAAGCCGTCGAGCAGCAGCTCAAAGCGCGGAGTGAGACGGTGCCCGCCGTCGATGAGCGCCGGGACGCGCTGTGGTGGGCCATGCTGAGCGTCGACGCCCAGCCGAACATCGCCGCCCTCAAAACGCAGATGGAGCATTCCCAGAAGGAGCCGGACCGTCTCTGGACGGATTTCTGGCACTGCGAGGGCGGCTGCACGATCGACGTGATCAGCCGCCGCGCCAAAACCAAAGAGGAATTCAGCGGGCTGTGTGTGCCCGCACTCCAGGCCGCCCACAACGCCTGGCGCGGGGCGATGCACAACGCCGAGATCGACCTGGGCGCGTACCTGAAGGCCACCTACGCCACCGAGACGGCGCTGGCCGCCAACTACAGCGATCCGCTGTGGCACGACCGGGCGTCGCTCCAGGCCGAAATCGGGGCCACCGTGCTGACCGCCGGGTATGCCCACGACGCCGAAGTGTGGGCGCGCGACATCGCGCAGTCGCCGAACTGTGTGGCGGAGAGTGACCGGAAACCGAGCACGACGGAGCAGGTGGCCGGACCGCTGGAACTGCCGCGCGCGCCGCTGTGCAAGCAACTCTTCGACGGCTTCAGCGCCTCGGTGTCGCTGTCTGTGGTGGGCTTCTCGGTGAGCTGCGACACCTTCAGCGTCAAGGTCAGCAATCCCGGTTGGATCGGGGCCTTCGCCAAACTCAGCCTGAAGACCGAGACGCCCAACTGGAAGAGTACCGTCACCATCGGGGTGGCCGAGGGTGCGAGCCTTCCCGGCACGGGCATCGGGCTGGGCGCGTCGCAGGGCATGTACCTGACGGTGGATCGCCAGGGGAACCTACTCGACCTGGGTATGGTGGCCGACGCGGGGGCTTCGGCCAGCGGCAAATTCGGCCCGATCAAGATCGGTAAGAGCGTGGGCGGCTGGAGCGGCAAATGGAGCTTCATCGCCAGCGAGAACTGACCTGAGAAGCCTGAGCGTGTCGGTAAGGGCATATATTCAGCGCCTAAGTACATCCTTACTAACATTTCAAGACTTCACAGATAGTGCTGCAGCTCTACGTGCTCTCTAGGACGCATTTTGCTCACCCTCATCCCATTTCGATAATCTAAACCTTTACAAGGATGTACTTAACAGTTGACGAACGAAAGGAGTCAAACGGGCGAGGCATCCAAGAGCATGATTCTTGGATGCCTCGCCCAGGTGCCGTCGGTGGTGCGGCTCAAAGGCCGGACGTCCCGCCCTGCACCGAGAGCGGTCGAACCGCGCTGCCGCGTGGCGGAAGGTGACAACACCAGACCCCGGCAAGCTGACCGGACGCGTCCAGCGTGTGCCCGTGGAGCAGGTCGACACCGGGCAGCCCCTCGGCTAGCAGGAGTTCCATCTCCATACGGTCGAACCAGTCGCTCAGCGCGTACTGGCGCAGGACACGGACGGATCGGCGGGCACGGCGTTCGGTGAAGCGCAGGGTGTAGACCACGCCGGTGGCCGCCTGACAGCGTTCCGGCAGTGCGTCCACCCTCACGTCACCAATCTGGTGGTCCGTCAGCCCGAGCTGACGCCACCAGTCGTCCAGCAGGCGCTCCCGGCTGCCTGCCGTCCCCTGGGGGAAACCCGGATACTCCGCTTCGGGCGTTCTGAGCGTCAGGTACGCCCCCAGCAGCGCGGCGCTGTCCTGAACCAGCGCCTGCGGGCCTGCGGCCACCAGCGCGGGCTGATCGAAGCGGGCGTCGAGCCGGGCGAACTGCCGGAGTTCCATGGAACAGCTCATCTGGACGGGAACGGGCGCATACGTGATCATCGGGAAACCTCCTGGAGGGCAGCGCATCGGGTGGGTAGCTCTCGAAGTCGAGGCGCGCTCTGCGTCCCCTGCGGCCCGGTGACGACACCGTAAGCATCCGATCATGACTGGCGGGTGACACGGGTGGCAGGCCCATGACCGTGCTCGAGGCTCGGGTGCGAAGCAACAGCGGCGCATCTTCCACCCGATGCAGCCTGAGCTGTGCTCTCTTCAGACGAAACCGGCGTCGTTCAGGAGGGGAGTGAGGCGGTGAAATGGAGCTGAACCTCGGTGCCGCCGCTTCCTTCCACCGGCTGTCATGGGCCAATCACGGCCGCGGCCTTACCTTCCGTGCAGGCAGGGCGGCTTCACCACCTTCGGATCGCCTCCTGCGTGGTTCCTACGCCTACCAACCGTTTTTCGTCCGCCAACCCGAGATCCAACCACGCCGCGCCCACGCTGGGCTGCGACCGGGTTCGTCGTGCCCGTGTGTCCGACCCGCCTTTCTAGGCAAGGAGCTTCACCATGACCATGACCGCTGAACCGTCCGTCTTCTCCGGGGCCGCTCTCCAGGATGCCACCATCCAGTTCATCGCCACCTTCGACGGTACCTGTGTGCGGGCCGACGACATGGCGTTCGATTCGGCCCGCGCGGTCTGGAATGCCGCCGCCGACGACCTGCGCCCCGTGCTGCTCGCCCGGCCTTCCGGAGCCGCCGGTGTGGCGCAGGCGGTGCGTTTCGCGGCCCGGACGGGGCTGCCGCTGGCCGTTCGAAGCGGCGGCCACAGCCCCGCCGGATTCGGCACGGTTGAGGGCGGCATGGTGCTCGACCTCTCGGGCATGAAGGCCATGCTTATCGATCCGCAGACGCGCCGGATTCGTCTTCAGCCGGGCCTGACCTGGGGCGAAGTCGCGGCGGGGCTGCACGAGCACGGCCTGGCGATCACCTCCGGCGACGTGGCGGCAGTGGGCGTGGGCGGTCTGACGCAGGGCGGGGGCATCGGCTGGTTCGTTCGCCGCTACGGACTGGCGGTGGATCGACTGCGTGCCGCCGAACTCGTGACTGCCGACGGCACGCTGCTGCGGGTCAGCGAGACCGAACACCCCGAAGTCTTCTGGGCGTTGCGCGGGGCCGGGGCGAACCTGGGCGTCGTCACGTCGCTGGAATTCGAGGCGCATGAGGCGGGCATGGTCTACGGCGGTCTGCTGGCCTTCGACGCCTCCGAGCCTGCCGAGGCCGCCCGGCTGCTGGGCCGCTTCGCCCGGATCGCCCATGCCGCACCCGACGCCCTCACCATGCAGGGCATGTTCGTGGCCGCTCCCCCGGCTCCGTTCATTCCGCCCCATCTGGTCGGCAAGACCATTCTGATGGTGCTGAGCTGCTACAGCGGCGCGCTGGAGGACGGCGCGGCGGCGCTGGCCCCGGTTCGGGCGCTGGGCGCGGCAGTGGACTTGACCGGCCCGATTCCCTATCCGGTGCTCTTCCAGATGAGCGAGGAAGGCGGGCGGCGCGGGCGGCGCCACGTGAGCCGTTCGGGATTCCTGCGGGCGCTGGATACAGACGCGCTGGCCCGCCTGACGGCAGCGCTTGCCTCGATGCCGCTGGGCCTAGTGGTGCAGGTGCGTCCGCTGGGTGGTCAACTGGCTCGCATACCGCAGGACGCTACCGCGTTCGGCCACCGCCAGGCCCCCTTCCTGGTGCTGATCGATCAGGGCGTCCCCGACGCCTCGCTGGAGGACGCAGCCCGCCAGCACGTCGAGCATCTGTGGAGCACACTCGCTCCGCACGCCAGCGGTCTGTACGGCAACTTCGCCAGCGACGGCGATCTGCGCGCAGGCCAGCCAGTCTACTCTTCGCACGATCTGGCACGGCTCGCCCGCATCAAGGCTGCCCTCGATCCGCACAATCTGTTCGCCCGCAACGCCAATATCCGCCCAGCGGCTGTCGTGTCTGTCTGAAGATCGAAAATGGGACGTCGGGAGTGGGACGGCGCTTCGACAGCGTTCGCTGCTCGAAATCGGAAGTGGAGGCGGGAACAGTGGTGCCACTTCCACTTCCGATTTCCCTTCGTTCAGCCTTTCAGCAGATCTTCCACTTCAGGGCTTTCCCTTGCGGGGCTGGGCCTTCCTCGAAACGCAGCGCAGCGCCGCCAGGAACGTCGTCCGGCGGCGCTGCTCGTGTTGGGAGCGGTGTCATGCCCGGATCACCCTGCGCCGGGTGTTGGGGGCGATCCCCGTCATCTGCGCCCCGGACTGGAGCACGGCGCTTCTGGCGTGTCATGCGGCAATCATGGCCCCACGGCTACGCTGAACCCACGCCGGGAGACCGGGTGCGGCGTGACGCCGGAGCCAGCGCTGTTCTGGCGTCTCCTGCCGGGAGGGTTCATGAATGAAACGAGCAATCACACGGAACCGCTGCCCAGCGTCTCGGCTCCGTCCATCGGACGCGTGTATGTGCTGCGCGTATGGCACGAGGGGGCCGCCGATGC
Coding sequences within:
- a CDS encoding tetratricopeptide repeat protein, encoding MKIRPSLPLFPLLALTSLAAAQPLQSRFWSDARLLPSQSRTEADLLQQKGLACPLPGTAARSDAAQQALTQLQAAVASLPQGDPGRAALQKTLDLMRRNTPTAAPSTPAASTPLTLAQALKNARTWLSVHDAAGVRAFALSTDSQSAAAADGAAMQASLLGRPDAALAALLAAHDLTPKNADTLVNLGGVLGALGLPQEALAVLQAALALKPSPSGALGISQRAVALNNQGYALLQLGRWADADRVLAQAQTLEPALSEASSNRARALLCQGNTQAAAAAFRRGSRRTSPASMPGKTGTPTASTDLPLSQPGQQPPDQTQRPPSFTFDLSHGTQTTLPVLRIPSTPGETAALADSYQALYLDLSNRALKLQRQQEAVEQQLKARSETVPAVDERRDALWWAMLSVDAQPNIAALKTQMEHSQKEPDRLWTDFWHCEGGCTIDVISRRAKTKEEFSGLCVPALQAAHNAWRGAMHNAEIDLGAYLKATYATETALAANYSDPLWHDRASLQAEIGATVLTAGYAHDAEVWARDIAQSPNCVAESDRKPSTTEQVAGPLELPRAPLCKQLFDGFSASVSLSVVGFSVSCDTFSVKVSNPGWIGAFAKLSLKTETPNWKSTVTIGVAEGASLPGTGIGLGASQGMYLTVDRQGNLLDLGMVADAGASASGKFGPIKIGKSVGGWSGKWSFIASEN
- a CDS encoding FAD-binding oxidoreductase, whose translation is MTMTAEPSVFSGAALQDATIQFIATFDGTCVRADDMAFDSARAVWNAAADDLRPVLLARPSGAAGVAQAVRFAARTGLPLAVRSGGHSPAGFGTVEGGMVLDLSGMKAMLIDPQTRRIRLQPGLTWGEVAAGLHEHGLAITSGDVAAVGVGGLTQGGGIGWFVRRYGLAVDRLRAAELVTADGTLLRVSETEHPEVFWALRGAGANLGVVTSLEFEAHEAGMVYGGLLAFDASEPAEAARLLGRFARIAHAAPDALTMQGMFVAAPPAPFIPPHLVGKTILMVLSCYSGALEDGAAALAPVRALGAAVDLTGPIPYPVLFQMSEEGGRRGRRHVSRSGFLRALDTDALARLTAALASMPLGLVVQVRPLGGQLARIPQDATAFGHRQAPFLVLIDQGVPDASLEDAARQHVEHLWSTLAPHASGLYGNFASDGDLRAGQPVYSSHDLARLARIKAALDPHNLFARNANIRPAAVVSV